In the Panthera leo isolate Ple1 chromosome C2, P.leo_Ple1_pat1.1, whole genome shotgun sequence genome, TCAATATGGCTACTCTTTGGTTACGTTACTGGCAATATGCTGGCAAGTACTATCACATATGGACatatttggcatttatttatcaACCTACCCTTGAGTATGTGCTGCCTTGATATTTCCGGAAAATGTATGACCTTTTATGGGCAGAAACTGTCTATGCTTTATGCTTCCTTGTGTCATCACATATGGAGGTGCTGTAGATGTACCTGCAAACCACATGAAGGTTAAGCTTGGTACTCCATCCTAAGCTAATGTTTTTTCTAACAGGGCTCATTTTTGCTCTTACAGAATGCCCTGGATTTGCAGTAGCGATGTGTCCTAAATGATGTGTGGGAAGTATGAGAGGTGAAAAGAGTTTTGcattcattcttcattccctCAGTTTTTGGCTGATTGATGAAGAGTTGGTGGAGATAGAAATCCCCAATGGAAAGACTAACTGACCACACAGCAGACACTAGgctccaggctttttttttttcctttattttctttctttatttcaacattttaatgagaattaaaatataattttaatttaaatatgctttacagaaaagaaatttagATCTATTTAAGAGTACAGGTTTCTCCCACTATCTGAAAATAGAACAAtgttcctatgaaacctttcCTAGAGTGGAATGGCATAAAGTGAAGAAACAGTTACtgataatttatatgaaaaaaaaaaaaattgagcattcccagactaaaaaaagaagaaccttGTAAGGCTTTGGTGATActttaggacacatcttgctaacagatgcacaaaataaatcaggAGGAAGCACGATGCTCACAAACACAATTCAGGCCTCTGAGGGTGATGCTACGATGCATAGTTCTTGGGAAGGGAgcaggcagggtgtgtgtgtgtgggggggcgcCACTCTCACAGCTTGGGGTGCTCGCTGTTTCTATAATGACTTCCTGCAAAGCCAACACTGaatgctattttcactttttgcccTTTTTGACAAAAGCAAGAACcccttttggatttcttttggttagagAAAACAGGTGCAAGTCTAAGTTTCTTGGTAAAAGCCAGGGGTCCTAATGCAAACTTTTGAAAAGCTACCTGCATACCCAAGTGAGTTTTGACAACAAGattaatataacttttatatCTTCACTGTATGTAAAGTTATTGGGAGATTTTGTTAAGAAGCTTCCTGACTTTATCGTTGTCGAGCCCAATTTTTCTCTGACCCCACAAACACTGCTTCCAACACTGAGAGTAGTGATGGGTGTACAGATGGGATGAAGAACACGGCTTTCCCTCGGGCTTCTGGTTTAGATTCTATAcaactttagagaaaaaaaaatcacacaggtTTTTCAGCCCCTTTCAACCATTCAATTGTTACTTATCTGTTACTAACCATGGGCCGGCCGTTTTTAAGACATTGTGTCATGTGACAGCTTTTATTGTTCCTGTGTCTCCTCATATCACTGATCTCATTCACAGCATGAGATGCCAGAAGTGGTAAAAAGACATGAGAGAAACTTCCAGTattgtgaagaaaaacaaataaaataagttcaGTTTCTTCTGGAATCATTACTTTTCTTCGTTGGGTGAAACGTGTGTCTGGCGTTATGCTTAATGCACATCTCTTCACAGCATTAAGGTAGATTTTCCGGTATCAAAATGACGCGTGGCACCTGCTAGTCAAGCAGAATTTCATTGGTAGGATTCAGTTTTCAAATGCAATGATGGCCGCACgtttttggtgggttttgtttttttttttttgagcaaaatgtagcaatttttgaaaataaagtagaaaatccaTTTAATCAAAATGATCTTTGCCTGACTGATATCGTATTCCATAAACCTCTGTTGTCTCTTCACCATTTCCCGATGTCATGAGGcttcttaagaaaaaagaaatattcgtTCATGTTGGACATTGTAAATGCCGAGCTGAATGAAGAGAGGGAGTAGTATAAAGGGAGATGGTGGGGACTCAGTGCGTGGAAGACTGTGGTGGTGAGGTGGTGAGCAGTGAGAGGGTCCCTCTTGAAGGATCTATCAAACATCAGGCAGTCGGCAGCCACCAAGCGTGGAATTTTTCATGAACTATTTTATGGATAACATGTAGAATATAACCAGAAGCCTGTGTGGTGTGGGGAGCAAATGATCTCTTTCTTGAGGCACAGTTTTAAGTAATTCAGCTAAGACTCAGGGTATCAGGAAAGAGACAAAGGCAAGGATTGTTAAATGTAGTGATAGGAAGAAGAACTGCTTCGGTAGGCAAAAGTATCATTTATCTGGCATGAGTAATTTCATAGTCTGATCAGATGTGGTAGTAGCTGCCGAATCCCATGGAAGCCTGGATGACATATGTCCTTCGATAAGAAGAGCTCATGTTCAGATCCCTGAATTTGTAGACACATCAAAACTTCAGAGACAGCCAAAGACagtctgttctctcctctctgtttctgccttcttttctctgtttgtctctcatttctctctctctctctctattcctttctctcaCATGCGTACGCACATATATAAACcgagaaaagcaaaaatgatggGACATTTTAATGTAAATGCAATGCAGCAATATTTACAGCCATAGGTCATTATTAAACATGAACTTGATCTCTCCCATGAGTGATGTGAAGAAGCATGATGCTAATACAAcataaaagtaaaacttttctgtaaattataAGTCATCCCATTGATTTTGGCTGATCGAAATGGGCATGCTGAATGTGAATTATCTTTTCCCCAATAGTCAGGAATGCGGTTGGCATTTCTGACATGAATAGGAAAAGGTGGGTGAGGAAACACAAGAAATGAGTCCAATAAGTGGAATggcaatctattttatttaaagataattcaGCTTGGCAGTATCTTGGCTGAACAAAATGATCAATAGTACATCATGTCTATCAGAGCTCTAGGAGGATTGGGCACAAGAACATGGTTGCTCGAGTTCCTGTGGTTCTCAGCTGCTGCATGCAGTTTCCCTAAGGCATTCCCATCATACGCAATGTCATCATCTCGACAATAAGAGCCTGGTAATGGGCATGTGTATACATGGGCGTAGCTCCAATTTCTCTCACATTGCCAATCAAAACTTAATAGAATTTGTTAGAAATTACATGGTTTGCTATGTCCCATCCTTAAAGCCAGTGATATTCCATCACTTAGggaatatttattcagcattcCCTATATGCCAGTCACTTTTAAGGAAATGGATTATATTACTTCTATAATAGTGATTATGACTCCTCATATGACCTTCCCCCCCCATTTATAGCATTAAGATGTAGCAAGTTGCAAAGCCAGTTGAAAACATTAATCCTCCCAAAGCAATATTAAATCGAATTAtttcaacatacacacacacacacacacacacacatataaatgcaACAAGTATTTTCAGTgagataaatgtttattaaaattactaTATACTTTTCTCACATATCATTGTTGATCAAAAATGAGGGAAATTTGATAGGCAATACAATATCAAaggaaaaggttttaaaaactaCGAAACATTCCATGTGATTTCAGTGAGTTCAGATAAGTTTTGCAGAATCCaacctattttattttgtctttttagatGTCTTAGGATGATGTTGACattcagaggagaaaatggaattattcatAGGAAGAATCATGGAGGCAGATTCAGGAAGCTGGAGGAGGATAAAAAGTTGAGTTTCTCTGGAAGCTTCTCAGTAGAAACATCTTCTGCAGCAAGATGGGCGGTTGGAGCCATACCCGTAGCCTCCACAGGCATAGCCCACGCCATTGTAGCCACATCCATAGCCACCATAGCCACAGCCCAGGCCACCGAAGCCACATCCATAGCCGCCATAGCCACAGCCGCCATAGCCATAGCCGCCATAGCCATAGCCGCCATAGCCACAGCCGCCATAGCCATAGCCGCCATAGCCACAGCCCAGGCCACCATAGCCATAACCTAGACCTCCATAGTAGTTGCCGTAGTAGGacatggtttcaggagtggagGATATTGTTGGAGCAGGGAATCCGTTTCTGTCAGTTTGAACATCACTGTCTACACAGGTCCTTTTTATATGTATCTTCAGTGGGCGGGACTTGTTGATCACATATTTCCTACTAATTTACATTACTACACTTCCTGAGTCCTTGCCTCATTAGACAAGGTGAGGCCCTTGTGCGAGCGGGATGGCTTTGCTGTTGAGTCAGCTTCCCTGCAATCAAATCCTGTGCCTTTGatgtgtttttcttattctctttttaagaCCCTTGctcaccttttatttatttaggttaaaatatttgaaagaatttttatcGAGGTGAGTCATTGACAAGGttctaaaatgttgatttttaaaattctgtcgtTACTTCTAATATTTTACGTGAGGGTCTTCCATAATGTGGAAAATAACCTTCTTAAAAATAGAGCTTCCTCAGCAGAGTCAGGTAagcttttcatgtttattattcattttaataagtAAGTTTCATGTGAGCATAAAAGTATCTTGAGCTGTATTTTGGAGCTTTATAAACATATCCTCAGGATCTAGTATCTGTCAGTATTCCACCATCAGTCTTCTCTTCTTGTATACTCTTTGTAGTTATTGTTATTTgtgctgaatatttttaaacaaatctaaGACAAGTAGTATTTTTCTTACAAGTACTTCGGTGTGTATCCTGATCACAAAATGAGGTTCCAGGTAGTCCTGGCCATAGGTACAAGCCCTCTACTTTGCACCTGCTACTATAGTCATCTTCCCCTGTGAGCCCAATGTGACAAAAATTTGAATATCAATTGGACAAAAGAGAATCATTTGGGCGTTGAGGCTCTGGAGGGAGATAAATGTGTACACATCTGAACAGCCATGCATTTTCACATgctgttaatttttaaagtagactcaatttttttttaaatataatttattgtcaagttggttaaCACACAATGTATACAGTGCGCTCTTGGTTGTGGGGGGCAGATTCCCGCGATTCTTTGcttacatacaatgcccagtgctcattccaacaaatgccctcctcaatgcccatcgtcCATTTTCCCGTCTCCCCTGCTACacccccccaatcaaccctcagtttgttctctgtatttaagagtctcttatggtttgccttcctccctctctgtttgtaactattttttcctcttcccttcctccatggtcttctgttaagtttctcaggttccacttatgagtgaaaacatatgatatctgtctttctctgacttatttcacttagcataataccctccagttccatccacattgttgcaaatggcaggatttcattctttttcattgccaagtagtagactcttaatttgaaagcattttaaaaatcccataaaaCATTGACAAAGATTTATCAGctttattcgttcattcatttattttttatttattcatgaaacaaacaaataaaaaccagagacagaaacaaaactcAAATCTGTAATACCTCCAGGCCCTGTCTTAGGTGCTGGAACCATGTGGATTCTATCAGTGGTATTGTTTACTTAGTGTTATTTGATTTTCCTCTCATAACATAGGCTGTGGTATTTTTATAAAGCTGAGAAAATTCTATTATACAAGATGgatacatcaaaatattttacatactgAGAAAAATGACTTCTAATACTCTATAGCAAATCATAAATGTCCTTATTTCATCGTATGATCccgttttaaaaattaattagtatAAATTTGAAATTCTCAAAAAGTTGCTTGGCCATCTATGTTGTTCTTAAGGAATAATATATGCACAAACAACATGTAGATATTTCATATCGATCAAGTGGTGAAAATTTGTGAAATTTGtaatttcaaacaaaaatcaaaatgatacaGAATGTTAAATCAGAATAAATTTTCAACACACTGATGTTAAAAttccattattctattttttttttttctaatagggTCTGGTGgaaatttgtatttaatataaaaataaattttgatatccTCAAAACAGAAGTTGgaaatatgaaattcaaaatcacGGTTCcatgaaaacactgatttaatGTCTTATGCTTGATGGGCTGATGTGGTAATGGAGTGGCACTTTCTAGAAATTCTCAAAGACAAAAATACTGTGCATATCTACTTTGTGTGCTACTATTAGATGTGGGATATGGAGGGTCATTTAAAGGCTATGAAGTggaaaatccaagaagcacagttCAAAATTTGCAAATGTGGGATATAAGGAAATAACCAAAGACAGGGTCACATAGAATACGGTTATTGAAAATAGGAGTGCCATTGTGGGATTTTATCTGTTAATTAAAAACTTAGCATATGGGCTAATGTTTAAATATAATCAGGTAGTTGCAGTGATTATAgatttatcaaaaacaaatttcatttagaaataatttagttTTAGGCTTTAATTTTTTAGCATATTAAGAAAGACGGTGTTTCTGTcacaaaaatacacatatgcacatgcaacAGAtataacaaaagtaatataaaaaagtattttcaatacagattttattgaaaatggaagtaaaggggcgcctgggtggctcagtcggttaagcggccgtcttcggctcaggtcatgatctcgcggtccctgagttcgagccccgcgacgggctctgtgctgacagctcagagcctggagcctgtttcagattctgggtctccctctctctgcccctcccctgttcatgctctgtctctctctgtctcaaaaataaataagtgttaaaaaaaaatttaaaaaaaaaagaaaatggaaataaattttgtCTCACTTGAA is a window encoding:
- the LOC122229215 gene encoding keratin-associated protein 20-2-like; the encoded protein is MSYYGNYYGGLGYGYGGLGCGYGGYGYGGCGYGGYGYGGYGCGYGGYGYGCCRPLCYGRYWSHGFY